GCGCGGCCAGGCCGAGGCGCCAGTCGACGACCACCAGGACGACCGTGATGTAGCCGACCGACAGGCAGACCATCAGCAGTTCCTGCAGGCCCTCGGAGAGCAGCTCGCGCAGGGTGTCCACGTCGCTGGTGGCGCGGGAGATGATCCGGCCGGAGGTGTAGCGCTCGTGGAAGTCGAGGCTGAGCCGCTGGGCGTGCCGGAAGATCCGGCCGCGCAGGTCCAGCAGGATGTCCTGGTTGATCCGGGCGGCGACCCGGATGAACGCCCGCTGGAGCAGGGTGGCGGCCAGCGCGCAGCCCAGGTAGGAGAGGGTGACGGCGATCAGCGGGCCGGCGTCGTGGCCGCGCAGGGCGGGGATGCCGCGGTCGATGGCGTAGGCGACCAGCAGCGGACCGGACTGCAGCGCGGCCTGCTGGAGCAGCACGGCCAGCACGGCGACGGTGATCCGGCGGCGGTGCGGGGACAGCAGCGAGCCGAGCAGGGCGCGCGGGGCGCCGGGCGGGACGGGGATGTCCTGGTCGTCGGTGGCCGGGGGGAGGAGCTCGTCCTCCTCGGCGACGGGTGCGGCGACGGCGGTGGTCATCGGGCCAGCGCCCCTTCCAGCTCGGACTCGCCGGACATCAGGGCCCGGTAGGCGGGACAGGAGCGCAGCAGCTCCTGGTGGGTGCCGACGGCGGCGATCCGGCCGTCGGCGAGCAGCGCGACCCGGTCGGCGAGCAGCACCGTGGACGGGCGGTGCGCGACGACCAGGGCGGTGGTGCCGGCCAGCACCCGGCGCAGGGCGCGCTCGACCAGCGCCTCGGTGTGCACGTCGAGCGCGGAGAGCGGGTCGTCCAGGACCAGGAAGCGCGGTGCGCCGACCACGGCCCGGGCCAGCGCCAGGCGCTGGCGCTGGCCGCCGGACAGGCTCAGGCCCTGCTCGCCGACCTCGGTGTCCAGGCCGTCCGGGAGCCGGTCGACGAACCCGGCCTGCGCGGTGGCCAGGGCGGCGGCGACCTGCTCGGGGGTGGCGTCGGGGGCGCCCATCAGGACGTTCTCCCGGACGGTGGCGGAGAACAGGGTGGGTTCCTCGAAGGCGACGGCGAGGTCGCGGCGCAGCTCGGCGCGCGGCACGTCCCGGAGGTCGGTGCCGTCCAGGGTGATCGAGCCGGCGGTGGGCTCGTACAGCCGGGGGAGCAGCGCGGTGAGGGTGGTCTTGCCGCTGCCGGTGGCGCCGACCAGGGCGAGCGTCTCGCCGGGGCGGACGTGCAGGTCGACGCCGGCCAGCAGGTCGGGGGTGCCGGCGGGCGCGTCGGGGTAGCGGAAGCGGACGCCGGTGAAGCGGATGCCGCGGTCGTCGGACGGCGCCAGGCCGGACGGCGGGTCGGCCGGCTCCGGTTCGTCCATCACCTCGAAGTAGCGGTTGGCGGCGCTGGCGGCCTCGGCGGCGAAGCCGAGCAGCCAGCCGAGCGACTCGACCGGCCAGCGCAGGGCCAGCGCGGTGGACAGGAAGGCGACCAGGGTGCCGACCGAGAGCCGGTCGTGCGCGACCAGGACGGCGCCGGCGGCCAGGGCGCCGCCGAGGGCGAGTTCGGGCAGGCCGACGATGACCGCCCACAGGTTGCCGAGCAGGCCGGCCTTGCGCAGCTCGGTCTCGCGCAGGGCGGCGCTGTGCCGGCGGAACTCCTCGGCCATGGTGCGGTGCCGGCCGAAGGCCTTGAGGACGCGGATGCCGAGCACCGACTCCTCGACCACGGTGGCCAGGTCCCCGTTCTGGTCCTGGGCGAGCCGGGAGGCGGCCGAGTACCCGGCCTCGAAGCGCCGGGTGAAGTACAGCAGCGGGATCGCCGGGAGCACGGTGATCAGGGCGAGCCGCCAGTCGAGGACGAACATCAGGGCGGTGCCGGTCAGGAAGACCGTGGAGTTGACGACCAGGAAGACCAGCGGGAAGGCCAGGAACAGCCGCAGCACGAACAGGTCCGAGGTGGCCCGGGAGAGCAACTGCCCCGAGGGCCAGCGGTCGTGGAAGGAGATCGGCAGCCGCTGGAGCTTGGCGAACAGCTCGCCGCGCAGCCTGGTCTCGACCCTGGCCAGCGGGCGGGCCACGATCACCCGGCGGACGCCGAACAGCACGGCCTCGGCCACGCCGAGCAGCAGCAGCAGGCCGGCCAGCGGCCACAGGGCGGACAGCTCCCGGTGGGCGACCGGGCCGTCGACGATCCGGCGCAGCACGACCGGGACGGCCAGCACGCTGAGCGAGGCGAGCCCGGCGGCGGCCATCGAGCCGAAGATCCGCCAGCGGGCCTCGCGCGCGTAGGGCCACAGGCGCAGCAGCGAGCGCACCGCGGACCGGGGTGCCGGTACGGGTGAACCGTGGGCGCCGCCTGTTGACGGTGCGTTCGAATCCGCGGGGGTGGGCGGAGCGGGGTTCTGGTTCTCGGCCATCGCCGAGAGGGTAGGCCGTTCCGCCGACATTTCTCATCCGGTTTTTTGCCCCTGTCGGTGAGAACCGGCCAGGCCGCAGGGGCCCCGCGCGGTCAGCCGGCCGTCAGCAGTACCGCCGAACGGCCCGTCAGCAGCACCTCCGCCACCGGCACGGCGTCCGGCGGGCCGGCCAGCGCGGTGTCCAGCAGCGGGACGTGCGGGGCGGGCAGGGTGAAGCGCCGCGGCTCGGGGGCGGCGTTCAGCAGCAGCAGGAAGTCGGCGTCCCGCACCTCCCGGCCCCGCTGGTCGCGCTCGGAGATCGCGCTGCCGGACAGCCGCATCGCCAGCGCCTGCCCCGGCGAGAACCAGTCCGCGTCGGTCATCTCGGTGCCCGCCGGGGTCAGCCAGGTGAGGTCCCGCTGCCCGTCCGGCCCGGCCGGGCGGCCGGAGAAGAACGCCCGCTGCCGCAGCACCGGGTGCGCCCGGCGCAGGTGCACCAGCCTGGCGGTCAGCTCGGCCAGCGAGCGCCAGTCCGGGTCGTCCAGCAGCGACCAGTCCACCCAGCCGGTCTCGTTGTCCTGGCAGTACGCGTTGTTGTTGCCGCCCTGGGTGCGGCCCATCTCGTCGCCCGCGGTGATCATCGGCACCCCGCTGGAGAGCAGCAGCGTGGTCAGCAGGTTGCGCAGCTGGCGCACCCGCAGCGAGCGGACCGCCGGGTCGTCGCTCTCGCCCTCCGCGCCGTGGTTCCAGGACCGGTTGTCGTCGGTACCGTCCCGGTTGTCCTCGCCGTTGGCCCCGTTGTGCTTGCGGTCGTAGCTGACGAGGTCGCGCAGGGTGAAGCCGTCGTGCGCGGTGACGAAGTTGACCGAGGCGTACGGGCGGCGGCCGCCGCGCTGGTACAGGTCGGAGGAGCCGGAGAGCCGGGTGGCCAGCTCCCGGACGTCCGGCCGGGCGCCGCGCCAGAAGTCCCGGACGGTGTCCCGGTAGTGGTCGTTCCACTCGCCCCACAGCGGCGGGAAGCCGCCCACCTGGTAGCCGCCCGGGCCGACGTCCCACGGCTCGGCGATCAGCTTCACCCGGCTGAGCAGCGGGTCCTGGGAGACCGCGGCGAGGAACGGATGCTCCATCTCCACGCCGTCCGCGCCGCGGGCCAGCGCCGCCGCCAGGTCGAACCGGAAGCCGTCCACGCCCATCTCGGCGACCCAGTACCGCAGCGAGTCGGTGATCAGCCGGATCACCTGCGGGCGCCGGGTGTCCAGCGTGTTGCCGCAGCCGGTGTAGTCCGCGTAGCCGCGGCGGGAGCGGTCCGGCCGGTAGTAGCCGGTGTTGTCGATGCCGCGGAAGGAGAGCGCCGGGCCCATCACGCCCTGCTCGGCGGTGTGGTTGTAGACCACGTCGAGGATCACCTCGATGCCCGCGGCGTGCAGCGCCCGCACCATCCGCTTGAACTCGCCGACCTGCTGGCCCCGGCTGCCGCTCGCCGCGTAGCCCGCGTGCGGGGCGAAGTAGCCGAGCGTGTTGTAGCCCCAGTAGTTGACCAGCCCGCGGGCCTGCAGGTGGTCCTCGCTGACGTGGTGGTGCACCGGCAGCAGCTCCACCGCCGTCACCCCCAGCCCGGTCAGGTGGGCGACCGCCGCCGGGTGCGCCAGCCCCGCGTAGGTGCCGCGCAGCTCGGGCGGCACCTCCGGGTGGCGCATGGTGAAGCCGCGCACGTGCAGCTCGTACAGCACCGTCTCGGCCCAGGGCGTCTTCGGCCGCTGGTCGTCGTACCAGTCGTCGGCGTCGTCCACCACCACGGCCTTGGGCACGTACGGCGCGGAGTCCCGGTCGTCCCGGACGGTGTCCGCCACGTCCCGCTCGGGCCAGTTGCGGACGGCCGCGCAGGTCGCGTCGTGGGCCGTGTAGGCGCCGTCGATCGCCCGGGCGTACGGGTCGAGCAGCAGCTTGGCGGGATTGTGCCGGGCGCCGGTCCACGGGTCCCACCGGCCGTGCACCCGGAAGCCGTAGCGGGTGCCGGGCAGCACGCCCGGCAGGTAGCCGTGCCAGGTCTGGTACGTCTGCTCGGTCAGCCGGTGCCGGCTCTCCCGGCCGCGCTCGTCGAACAGGCACAGGTCGACCGCCTCGGCCTGCGGGGCCCAGAGCGCGAAGTTGGTGCCCCGGCCGCCCTCCGGGTCGGTGCGGAACCGGGCGCCCAGCGGCTGCCAGCTGCCCGGCCACGGCGGTGCGGCGTCCGGCCGGGGAGCCGCGCCGTTCCACCGGGCGGCCGACCGCGTCTGACGGGCCGTGCCCGCACCCAGCTCCTGCCACGCCGTCATGGCGACCCTCCCAGCCATCCGGGGGCCCGTCCCCGTTCTTCCGGTTGTTCCCTGTCCGACGGCCCTCGTCACCCCGGGTCGAGCGGAGTGACGCGCCGTGATCGATCATGTGCCCAGCGGAGCCGGGTGCGGAAACCATCCGGTCGTGTCCGCGGGGCGGAACCGCCCATCGGGTCCGGTATCGGGTGGTATGGGGTGGTGTCGGACGAATGTCGGACGAGTGTCGGACGAATGCGGAGGACGGCATGCGCGCCGCGGTACGGCTCTGGACCCGGCGGGCGGCGGCGCTCGCCCTGGTGCTGCTGACCGGCTGCTCCGGCGGCGGCGACGGCGGCGACCGGCCGCCGGGCGACGCGGCCGCCCCGCCGCCGGCCTCCCGGGCCCGGCTCGCGGTGCGGCCCGCCGACGGTGCGCGGGACGTCCCGGCCGACGGCCCGGTGCGGGTCGAGGTCGACGGCGGCCGGCTGCTGACCGTCCGGCTCGCCGACGACCGGGGCGCCGCCGTCCCCGGCACCCTCACCGCCGACGGCACCCGCTGGACGGCCGACCGCCGGCTGGCCACCGCCACCGGGTACACCCTGGACGCGGTCGCCGAGGACGCGGACGGCCTGCGCGCCGCCCGGCACGCGGCCTTCGCCACCGCCGCCCCCGCGCACACCTTCGTCGGCTCCTTCACCCCCGAGGACGGCTCCACCGTCGGCGTCGGCATGCCGGTCTCGCTGCGCTTCTCGCACCCGATCGCGGACCGCGCCGCGGTGGAGCGGGCCGTCGCGGTGGTCTCCGACCCGCCGCTGGAGATCGCCCCGCACTGGTTCGGCGACCGGCGGCTGGACTTCCGCCCCGCCGCGTACTGGCCGGCCGGCACCCGGGTCACCCTGCGGCTGCGGCTCAGGGACGTCGAGGGCGCGCCCGGCTACCTCGGCACCCAGGACGAGGACGTGCACTTCACCGTCGGCCGCGCGCTGGTGGCCGCCGTCGACCTGGACGCGCACACCATGACGGTCCGCCGGGACGGCGAGGTGCTGCGGGTGCTGCCGGTCAGCGGCGGCAGCCCCGAGCACCCCACCTACCTGGGCACCATGGTGGTCTCCGAGCGCCACGAGGCGATCAGGATGGACTCGCGGACCGTCGGCCTCGGCGACGCGTACGACATCGCGGACGTCCCGCACGCGCTGCGGCTGACCGCCTCCGGCACCTTCGTGCACGGCAACTACTGGAGCGCCCCGGCGGTCTTCGGCGCCGCCAACACCAGCCACGGCTGCATCGGCCTGCCCGACGCCAGGGGCGGCTCCGCCGACTCCCCGGCCGGCTGGCTCTACGCGCACACCCGCACCGGCGACGTGGTGGAGGTGCGCGGCTCCCGCGGCGAGCGGGTCGCCCCCGACAACGGCCTCTCCGACTGGAACCTGGACTGGCGGCAGTGGACGGCGGGCAGCGCGCCCGGCGTTCACTGAACGGGCACCCGGCTCCCGCCGAAGATTCACCCGGCCGGGCCGGTTATCCTGGCCGCGCGCGACCGGAGTCGAACGGCGCGGCCACCGGATCGCGGTCGGCCCGGTGCAACCGATCCCGGGCACGGGCACGTGTACGCGATGGGAACACCGGGAGGGGAGCAGCGCAGTGGAGACGGTTCACAGGACCTGGGCCGTGGCGGGACGCGGACGCCGGGCCAGGCGGGGGGCGGCGGCCCTGCTGGTGGGCGGCGTACTGCTGCTCGGCACGGCCTGCAACGGCGACGGCGGCGGGTCGACGGACGCCAAGGGCACGGCGGGCGGCGGGAGTTCGTCCTCCTCCACGTCCGACACCACCCCGAAGGTCTCGACCGCGCAGCTGACCGTCACCCCGGCCAACGGGGC
This is a stretch of genomic DNA from Kitasatospora fiedleri. It encodes these proteins:
- a CDS encoding ABC transporter ATP-binding protein, whose protein sequence is MAENQNPAPPTPADSNAPSTGGAHGSPVPAPRSAVRSLLRLWPYAREARWRIFGSMAAAGLASLSVLAVPVVLRRIVDGPVAHRELSALWPLAGLLLLLGVAEAVLFGVRRVIVARPLARVETRLRGELFAKLQRLPISFHDRWPSGQLLSRATSDLFVLRLFLAFPLVFLVVNSTVFLTGTALMFVLDWRLALITVLPAIPLLYFTRRFEAGYSAASRLAQDQNGDLATVVEESVLGIRVLKAFGRHRTMAEEFRRHSAALRETELRKAGLLGNLWAVIVGLPELALGGALAAGAVLVAHDRLSVGTLVAFLSTALALRWPVESLGWLLGFAAEAASAANRYFEVMDEPEPADPPSGLAPSDDRGIRFTGVRFRYPDAPAGTPDLLAGVDLHVRPGETLALVGATGSGKTTLTALLPRLYEPTAGSITLDGTDLRDVPRAELRRDLAVAFEEPTLFSATVRENVLMGAPDATPEQVAAALATAQAGFVDRLPDGLDTEVGEQGLSLSGGQRQRLALARAVVGAPRFLVLDDPLSALDVHTEALVERALRRVLAGTTALVVAHRPSTVLLADRVALLADGRIAAVGTHQELLRSCPAYRALMSGESELEGALAR
- a CDS encoding L,D-transpeptidase, coding for MRAAVRLWTRRAAALALVLLTGCSGGGDGGDRPPGDAAAPPPASRARLAVRPADGARDVPADGPVRVEVDGGRLLTVRLADDRGAAVPGTLTADGTRWTADRRLATATGYTLDAVAEDADGLRAARHAAFATAAPAHTFVGSFTPEDGSTVGVGMPVSLRFSHPIADRAAVERAVAVVSDPPLEIAPHWFGDRRLDFRPAAYWPAGTRVTLRLRLRDVEGAPGYLGTQDEDVHFTVGRALVAAVDLDAHTMTVRRDGEVLRVLPVSGGSPEHPTYLGTMVVSERHEAIRMDSRTVGLGDAYDIADVPHALRLTASGTFVHGNYWSAPAVFGAANTSHGCIGLPDARGGSADSPAGWLYAHTRTGDVVEVRGSRGERVAPDNGLSDWNLDWRQWTAGSAPGVH
- the glgX gene encoding glycogen debranching protein GlgX, with the protein product MTAWQELGAGTARQTRSAARWNGAAPRPDAAPPWPGSWQPLGARFRTDPEGGRGTNFALWAPQAEAVDLCLFDERGRESRHRLTEQTYQTWHGYLPGVLPGTRYGFRVHGRWDPWTGARHNPAKLLLDPYARAIDGAYTAHDATCAAVRNWPERDVADTVRDDRDSAPYVPKAVVVDDADDWYDDQRPKTPWAETVLYELHVRGFTMRHPEVPPELRGTYAGLAHPAAVAHLTGLGVTAVELLPVHHHVSEDHLQARGLVNYWGYNTLGYFAPHAGYAASGSRGQQVGEFKRMVRALHAAGIEVILDVVYNHTAEQGVMGPALSFRGIDNTGYYRPDRSRRGYADYTGCGNTLDTRRPQVIRLITDSLRYWVAEMGVDGFRFDLAAALARGADGVEMEHPFLAAVSQDPLLSRVKLIAEPWDVGPGGYQVGGFPPLWGEWNDHYRDTVRDFWRGARPDVRELATRLSGSSDLYQRGGRRPYASVNFVTAHDGFTLRDLVSYDRKHNGANGEDNRDGTDDNRSWNHGAEGESDDPAVRSLRVRQLRNLLTTLLLSSGVPMITAGDEMGRTQGGNNNAYCQDNETGWVDWSLLDDPDWRSLAELTARLVHLRRAHPVLRQRAFFSGRPAGPDGQRDLTWLTPAGTEMTDADWFSPGQALAMRLSGSAISERDQRGREVRDADFLLLLNAAPEPRRFTLPAPHVPLLDTALAGPPDAVPVAEVLLTGRSAVLLTAG